One genomic window of Verrucomicrobiia bacterium includes the following:
- a CDS encoding lytic transglycosylase domain-containing protein, with amino-acid sequence MRHSWSGRCRSRSTKQFGFLVIAAAFVAVASAQEESFTIDADALQAVQQWAEENIDEDVLRSLGAADQKQVETFFKEIQKRFHGEYVVDVAELRDIAKGILPLLEANADTQAYAIWLKSRLDYLEVAEQLQFRITAPRGATNSVPRSQPIPSPQLEREVWIEKVSARPVPAAAAPYVKRLKPVFERHRLPPELVWIAEVESSFDPRAKSPAGAAGLFQLMPATAKQYGLKTWPLDQRYRPEESADAAARHLAYLYRRFKDWRLAVAAYNAGEGTVGRALERSRGKTFDAIANRLPAETRLYVPKVEAVLKRREGVQLVALHGPGR; translated from the coding sequence ATGAGACATTCTTGGTCTGGGCGGTGCAGGAGCCGTTCGACGAAACAGTTCGGTTTCCTGGTGATTGCGGCGGCATTTGTAGCGGTTGCTTCGGCACAGGAGGAAAGCTTCACCATTGATGCTGACGCCTTGCAAGCGGTCCAGCAATGGGCGGAAGAGAACATTGATGAAGACGTGCTGCGCTCGCTCGGAGCTGCGGACCAGAAGCAGGTTGAAACATTCTTCAAGGAGATCCAGAAGCGATTTCACGGAGAATACGTTGTTGATGTGGCCGAACTTCGCGACATTGCCAAAGGCATTCTGCCATTGCTGGAGGCGAACGCAGACACCCAGGCGTATGCGATCTGGCTGAAGAGCCGGCTCGATTACCTCGAGGTGGCGGAGCAGTTGCAGTTTCGAATTACGGCGCCGCGGGGTGCAACTAATTCAGTCCCTCGCTCGCAACCCATCCCGAGCCCGCAACTGGAGCGCGAAGTTTGGATCGAGAAAGTTTCAGCCCGTCCTGTTCCTGCCGCAGCTGCCCCTTACGTGAAACGGTTGAAGCCGGTGTTTGAACGGCATCGGCTGCCGCCTGAGCTGGTGTGGATTGCTGAAGTGGAATCCTCGTTTGACCCGCGTGCGAAAAGCCCGGCTGGCGCGGCTGGTTTGTTTCAGTTGATGCCGGCTACGGCGAAGCAATACGGGCTCAAGACCTGGCCGTTGGATCAGCGGTACCGGCCCGAGGAGAGCGCGGATGCGGCGGCGCGCCACCTTGCGTATCTTTATCGCCGATTCAAAGACTGGCGCCTTGCGGTGGCGGCTTATAATGCAGGGGAGGGGACTGTAGGCCGGGCGCTGGAGCGAAGCCGCGGCAAGACCTTCGATGCCATTGCAAATCGATTGCCGGCTGAAACGCGGCTTTACGTGCCGAAAGTGGAAGCCGTGTTGAAGCGTCGCGAGGGGGTTCAACTCGTGGCGCTTCATGGACCGGGACGGTAG
- a CDS encoding ribose-phosphate pyrophosphokinase yields MKIFSGTANEPLTRAICNSIGSQAGQCTIKPFPDGETFVKIEENVRGEDVFVVQPTSPPSNHNLMELFIMIDALRRASANRITAVLPFYGYARQDRKDQPRVPITAKLIANLLVAAGVNRILTMDLHAQQIQGFFDIPVDHLYAAPVMYEYLKTKKLKDLVVVSPDVGGLKMAHAYSQTLEASLAIVAKRRKSATEVESMAVIGEIKGKNVLLVDDLTETAGTLTQAASLLKEAGAQQILACVSHAILNDMGIERLRKSVIDELITTDTVLRPAIDGVRITTLSVAGLLGEAIKRIHSNSSVNSLFEFKGGRTS; encoded by the coding sequence GTGAAAATCTTCAGCGGTACGGCCAATGAACCTCTGACCCGTGCGATCTGCAATTCGATCGGCTCGCAGGCAGGCCAATGCACGATCAAGCCATTCCCGGACGGCGAAACGTTTGTAAAGATCGAGGAGAATGTCCGGGGCGAAGATGTCTTCGTTGTCCAGCCCACGTCGCCTCCCAGCAATCATAATCTGATGGAGTTGTTCATCATGATTGACGCGCTGCGACGCGCCAGCGCGAATCGCATCACGGCGGTGCTGCCCTTCTACGGTTACGCCCGCCAGGATCGCAAGGATCAGCCGCGCGTTCCCATCACGGCAAAGTTGATTGCGAACCTGCTCGTGGCTGCGGGGGTGAATCGCATTCTCACGATGGATCTGCACGCACAGCAGATCCAGGGGTTCTTTGACATCCCGGTGGATCATCTCTACGCGGCGCCTGTGATGTATGAGTATCTCAAAACGAAGAAGTTGAAGGATTTGGTTGTGGTGAGCCCCGATGTTGGCGGCTTGAAGATGGCGCATGCGTATTCGCAGACCCTCGAGGCCAGCCTTGCCATCGTGGCCAAAAGGCGGAAGAGCGCGACCGAGGTGGAGTCGATGGCGGTGATTGGCGAAATCAAGGGCAAGAACGTCCTGCTGGTTGACGACCTGACCGAGACGGCGGGCACCTTGACACAGGCGGCGAGCCTGTTGAAGGAGGCTGGGGCGCAGCAGATTCTTGCATGCGTTTCGCATGCGATTCTCAATGACATGGGCATCGAACGCCTCCGAAAATCGGTCATTGACGAACTGATAACAACTGATACTGTCCTTCGCCCCGCTATAGACGGGGTAAGAATTACCACGTTGTCGGTGGCGGGGCTTTTAGGCGAAGCGATCAAACGGATTCACAGCAATTCGTCGGTCAATTCGCTGTTTGAATTTAAGGGCGGGCGCACCAGTTGA
- a CDS encoding 50S ribosomal protein L25, with the protein MKTVPLNAFARSLGRRAGAKKLRSNGRIPAVIYGGPDKPQSLEVNAREIGDLIHRSASENLLVDLALKDDARPKRLALVQEIQHHPLHGHILHVDFHEVSETEKVTIMVPVETTGEPTGVKNSGGVLEHVLFKIKVRALPKDLPEQVVIDVSALELNKTIHIGEIPAPEGVEILGDKNIPVVSVAAPRTEAEETATADAAAGAGEVEMIKEKKEGEEGGKAPAGGDKKAGAEKPAEKKK; encoded by the coding sequence ATGAAAACTGTACCTTTGAATGCATTCGCCCGTTCGCTCGGTCGCCGGGCCGGGGCCAAGAAACTGCGCAGCAACGGGCGCATCCCTGCCGTGATTTACGGCGGTCCCGACAAGCCCCAGAGCCTCGAGGTCAATGCCCGCGAGATCGGCGATCTCATCCATCGTTCCGCGTCCGAGAATTTGCTGGTGGACCTTGCGTTGAAGGACGATGCCCGGCCGAAACGGCTGGCGCTGGTGCAGGAAATCCAACATCACCCGCTGCACGGCCACATCCTCCACGTTGATTTTCACGAAGTCTCCGAGACCGAGAAGGTCACCATCATGGTGCCTGTGGAAACGACTGGCGAACCCACGGGCGTGAAGAACAGCGGCGGGGTCCTTGAACACGTGCTGTTCAAGATCAAGGTTCGCGCGCTGCCGAAGGATTTGCCCGAGCAGGTGGTCATTGATGTCAGTGCGCTCGAACTGAACAAGACGATTCACATTGGAGAGATTCCAGCGCCCGAAGGCGTGGAGATCTTGGGTGACAAGAACATTCCTGTTGTCTCCGTTGCGGCACCGCGCACCGAGGCTGAAGAGACCGCCACAGCAGACGCAGCGGCTGGAGCGGGCGAAGTCGAGATGATCAAGGAGAAGAAGGAAGGCGAAGAAGGCGGCAAGGCTCCTGCCGGTGGCGACAAGAAGGCGGGTGCGGAGAAGCCTGCGGAAAAGAAGAAGTAA
- the pth gene encoding aminoacyl-tRNA hydrolase, with translation MENMHLIVGLGNPGAEYARTRHNAGFLLVQKLVERWGASWSFEKRFSARIARAELSGQRVVLCEPQTFMNASGDSVGPLALFYRVALSRILVVVDDADLPFGEIRLRPRGSSGGHHGLESIERRLGSREYARLRIGIGRRDNAREIANYVLGRFSPDEWTVAEKVLTAAADQAECWLKAGIEKAMNQFNGVVTAP, from the coding sequence ATGGAGAACATGCACCTTATCGTGGGATTGGGAAATCCCGGCGCGGAGTATGCAAGAACCCGGCACAATGCGGGGTTCCTGCTGGTTCAAAAACTGGTCGAACGTTGGGGTGCCAGTTGGAGTTTTGAGAAGAGGTTCAGCGCGAGGATCGCCCGCGCGGAGTTGAGCGGACAGCGGGTTGTGCTTTGCGAGCCGCAAACGTTCATGAACGCAAGTGGCGACTCAGTCGGACCATTGGCTCTGTTTTATCGGGTTGCGCTGAGCCGGATTCTGGTGGTCGTGGATGACGCGGACCTGCCGTTTGGCGAGATCAGGTTGCGACCGCGTGGAAGCAGCGGCGGGCATCATGGGCTCGAGTCGATCGAGCGACGGCTAGGCAGCCGTGAGTATGCGCGGCTTCGAATTGGGATAGGGCGGCGCGACAATGCGCGTGAGATCGCGAATTATGTTCTTGGCCGTTTTTCGCCCGACGAATGGACGGTGGCGGAGAAAGTTCTGACGGCGGCCGCCGACCAGGCAGAATGCTGGCTGAAGGCCGGAATAGAGAAAGCAATGAATCAATTTAACGGTGTCGTGACGGCGCCGTGA
- the rpsF gene encoding 30S ribosomal protein S6, which yields MKRYEGLFILETAGKEEGVKDVIDQISAEITNQGGKIETVQKMDKRNFSRIADKKHTAGFYVNVIFESEPKTVQQLRTRFALNEDVFRVLFTAAPAVTVAP from the coding sequence GTGAAACGATACGAAGGCTTGTTCATATTGGAAACCGCGGGGAAAGAAGAAGGCGTCAAGGACGTCATCGACCAGATTTCCGCTGAGATCACCAACCAGGGCGGAAAAATTGAAACGGTCCAGAAGATGGACAAGCGCAATTTCAGCCGCATCGCCGACAAGAAGCACACCGCAGGGTTCTATGTGAACGTCATTTTCGAGAGCGAACCCAAAACGGTCCAGCAGCTCCGCACCCGTTTCGCACTGAATGAAGACGTGTTTCGCGTCCTCTTCACTGCTGCGCCTGCGGTGACAGTTGCTCCCTGA
- the ssb gene encoding single-stranded DNA-binding protein, translating into MASFNKVILVGNLTRDPELRYTPKGTAIAKIGLAVNRTWKNEAGESKEEVTFVDVDAFGRQAETIGQYMKKGSPILVEGRLRLDQWDDKQTGQKRSKLGVVVEAFQFLGGGNRGAEGGGSDAPRRAPAPAGPSSAPAAAEPDMAPPEEDDVPF; encoded by the coding sequence ATGGCCAGCTTCAATAAAGTCATCCTGGTGGGGAACCTCACGCGCGATCCGGAATTGCGCTATACGCCCAAGGGGACGGCCATTGCGAAGATCGGCCTCGCGGTGAATCGCACCTGGAAGAATGAAGCTGGAGAGAGCAAGGAAGAGGTCACGTTCGTGGACGTTGACGCCTTTGGACGCCAGGCCGAAACGATTGGCCAATATATGAAGAAGGGCAGTCCGATCCTGGTGGAAGGACGATTGCGGCTTGATCAATGGGATGACAAGCAGACGGGACAAAAGCGCAGCAAGCTGGGTGTGGTCGTTGAAGCGTTTCAATTCCTTGGCGGGGGGAATCGCGGCGCCGAGGGCGGCGGTTCAGATGCACCGCGGCGCGCTCCAGCTCCGGCGGGCCCGTCATCGGCACCTGCAGCAGCCGAACCCGACATGGCGCCTCCAGAGGAAGACGACGTTCCATTTTGA
- the rplI gene encoding 50S ribosomal protein L9, with translation MAKTEVILTSNIVGLGGESDQVKVAAGYARNYLFPQRLAIPLTQANKRHLEALKKKRAEREAHEFNSMSELAKGVSKLICVIKVKTGEDGKMFGTVTTGMIADELKHQFDITLDKRKIHLEQPIRALGEQEVELRLHHDVNAKLKLRIESTTPPPEPAAGAGEGKREEPRTEKRGRRGEAEAAAPEAAPRGAKAEKGAKADKGARK, from the coding sequence ATGGCAAAGACTGAAGTTATTCTCACCAGCAACATTGTTGGCCTTGGCGGCGAGTCCGACCAGGTCAAGGTCGCCGCAGGCTACGCCCGCAATTACCTTTTCCCCCAACGCCTCGCCATCCCGCTCACGCAGGCAAACAAGCGCCACCTGGAAGCGCTGAAAAAGAAGCGCGCCGAGCGCGAAGCGCATGAGTTTAATTCGATGAGCGAGCTCGCCAAGGGCGTCTCCAAGCTGATCTGCGTCATCAAGGTGAAAACCGGCGAAGATGGCAAGATGTTCGGCACAGTGACGACAGGGATGATCGCCGACGAGCTGAAGCACCAGTTCGACATCACGCTCGACAAGCGCAAGATCCATCTGGAGCAGCCGATTCGCGCGCTGGGCGAACAGGAAGTTGAACTCCGCCTGCATCATGACGTGAATGCCAAGCTGAAGCTGCGCATCGAGAGCACCACGCCTCCGCCAGAACCTGCCGCAGGAGCCGGGGAAGGAAAGCGGGAAGAGCCCCGCACCGAAAAGCGTGGCCGCCGCGGTGAAGCGGAAGCCGCCGCGCCAGAAGCAGCGCCTCGCGGAGCGAAGGCTGAAAAGGGCGCCAAAGCAGACAAGGGCGCTCGCAAGTAA
- the pelA gene encoding pectate lyase → MHPLPSLRLRTLGWVVAILASVAGFAFEGHCAVIGTNTPALPLSPSRIAALPEPDRGRWTEYMQRSARQLVRDRAFLQRELRTQQVTNLTSPQEARSKAWMSPDRSADYYRQAEARRVAEAIVTFQTPAGGWSKNIDMTRPRHPGMLFGVANLSRFQGTEDFDLSDASWNYIGTFDNDATVMQLRFLARVIDAYATDAPSEAGLTKAFLQGIQYILDAQYPNGGWPQVWPLQGNYHDAITFNDNAIVNVLALLRNVSMGTNEFRFVPDAIRNQAAESFKKGLDCVLKTQVRTNGGLTVWPQQSDPLTLQPTSARNFEMVSLASAESANLMLFLMQLPKPSPEIVESVHAAAAWFEKTALRDVAYRRANDRGRVLLPADGEGPLWARYYEIGTDRPIFGDRDKTIHDKVDAVSEERRIGYSWFGDGPEDALERFETWRQRFPLRKN, encoded by the coding sequence GTGCATCCACTGCCTTCACTTCGTTTGCGAACCTTGGGATGGGTTGTCGCGATTCTAGCCTCGGTGGCAGGTTTTGCTTTTGAAGGCCATTGCGCGGTGATCGGCACCAACACACCTGCGCTCCCGCTTTCTCCAAGCCGGATCGCTGCGCTTCCCGAGCCCGACCGGGGTCGCTGGACGGAATACATGCAACGCTCGGCGCGGCAATTGGTCCGCGATCGGGCATTTTTGCAACGCGAACTCCGGACGCAGCAGGTGACCAATCTGACATCGCCGCAGGAGGCGCGATCCAAAGCGTGGATGTCCCCTGATCGTTCGGCGGATTATTACCGTCAGGCTGAGGCGCGGCGTGTTGCTGAGGCAATCGTCACCTTCCAAACCCCGGCGGGCGGCTGGAGCAAGAACATCGACATGACCCGCCCGCGCCATCCTGGAATGTTGTTTGGCGTGGCAAACCTTTCCCGTTTTCAAGGCACCGAGGATTTTGATTTGTCCGATGCCAGCTGGAATTACATTGGAACGTTCGACAATGACGCGACCGTGATGCAACTCCGGTTTCTGGCGCGGGTGATCGATGCGTACGCCACCGATGCGCCGAGCGAGGCAGGGCTGACGAAGGCATTCCTGCAGGGCATTCAATACATCCTCGATGCGCAGTATCCCAACGGCGGGTGGCCGCAGGTCTGGCCGTTGCAGGGTAACTATCACGACGCGATCACGTTCAACGACAATGCCATCGTCAACGTCCTCGCTTTGTTGCGGAATGTGTCCATGGGAACCAATGAGTTCCGATTTGTGCCGGATGCGATCCGAAATCAGGCAGCTGAATCCTTCAAGAAGGGATTGGATTGTGTATTGAAGACGCAGGTGCGAACCAACGGGGGTTTGACGGTCTGGCCGCAACAGAGCGATCCTTTGACCCTGCAGCCGACTTCCGCGCGGAACTTCGAGATGGTGTCGCTCGCATCGGCCGAGAGTGCGAATCTCATGCTGTTCCTGATGCAATTGCCCAAACCTTCTCCTGAAATTGTGGAATCGGTGCACGCGGCGGCTGCATGGTTTGAAAAAACGGCCCTGCGCGATGTGGCTTATCGGCGGGCCAATGATCGTGGCCGCGTCCTGCTTCCCGCTGATGGCGAAGGTCCACTGTGGGCGCGCTATTACGAGATAGGGACCGATCGTCCAATCTTCGGCGATCGCGACAAAACCATCCATGACAAGGTCGATGCTGTCTCCGAGGAGCGGCGGATTGGATATAGTTGGTTTGGGGACGGGCCCGAGGATGCGCTCGAACGATTTGAAACGTGGCGCCAGCGGTTTCCGCTTCGGAAGAATTGA
- a CDS encoding alanine--glyoxylate aminotransferase family protein: protein MAHVKLHIPGPIEVSEKTFKAMCSPMIGHRGQGFKDLYAKVQPQLQQLLSTRQLVYLSTSSAWGVMEGAIRNLVTKRVLNCMCGAFSDKWLDVSKRCGKDADALQVPWGSPITATEVEKKLATGQFDALTLIHNETSTGVMSPLTEIAALKRKFPDVMFIVDAVSSMSAVPLKFDELGIDVLLAGTQKAFALPPGLAVFTCSPAALAKAATVKDRGYYFDFVEFQKNAEQSMTPSTPSISHISALSSKLDEFFAEGLENRYARHQKTNQQVRGWTAKHGFTLFPDAGFESLTLTCVNNGAKPGGRTVDVAKLQKLVKDQGFLIDGGYGKIKGTTFRISNMGDETEASMQPLLTALDKAMQQL from the coding sequence ATGGCACACGTGAAACTGCATATTCCGGGACCGATCGAAGTCAGCGAGAAGACATTCAAGGCAATGTGTTCTCCAATGATTGGCCATCGCGGGCAGGGCTTCAAAGACCTGTACGCGAAGGTTCAGCCGCAACTTCAGCAACTGCTTTCCACCCGGCAGCTGGTTTATCTCTCCACATCCTCCGCGTGGGGTGTCATGGAGGGCGCGATTCGGAATCTCGTCACGAAGCGGGTGCTGAACTGCATGTGCGGCGCGTTCTCGGACAAATGGCTGGACGTTTCCAAACGATGCGGAAAAGACGCTGACGCGCTGCAGGTGCCTTGGGGTTCGCCGATCACCGCTACGGAGGTGGAGAAGAAACTGGCGACCGGGCAGTTCGATGCACTCACGCTGATTCATAACGAGACATCCACCGGCGTGATGAGCCCGCTCACTGAGATTGCCGCGCTGAAGCGCAAGTTTCCGGACGTGATGTTCATCGTGGACGCAGTCAGCTCCATGAGCGCGGTGCCTCTGAAGTTTGATGAACTTGGCATTGATGTCCTCCTCGCAGGAACGCAGAAGGCTTTCGCGCTGCCGCCTGGACTTGCCGTGTTCACCTGCTCTCCCGCGGCGCTTGCCAAGGCGGCGACAGTCAAGGATCGCGGATATTATTTCGACTTTGTCGAATTCCAGAAGAACGCAGAACAGAGCATGACACCCAGCACGCCCAGCATCAGCCACATCTCTGCGCTCTCTTCCAAGCTGGATGAATTCTTTGCAGAAGGTTTGGAGAACCGATATGCCAGGCATCAGAAGACCAACCAGCAGGTGCGCGGCTGGACTGCGAAGCACGGCTTCACGCTGTTTCCGGACGCGGGTTTTGAGTCGCTGACTCTGACCTGCGTGAACAACGGTGCAAAACCGGGCGGACGGACAGTGGACGTGGCGAAGCTGCAGAAGCTGGTGAAGGACCAGGGATTCCTGATCGATGGCGGGTACGGAAAGATCAAGGGCACCACATTCCGCATCTCCAACATGGGCGATGAAACCGAAGCCTCGATGCAACCGCTGCTCACGGCGCTGGACAAGGCGATGCAACAACTTTAA
- a CDS encoding MnmC family methyltransferase: MAEGYTIVRLANGTFSVRSLAESETFHPGIGPVAEAEALYAVQLELGHRAVAAEGGFVIWDVGLGAAANAVTSIRHIAGHVAKAAREFITEVRLASFDRTTRALEFALGHREELSYLCGFESALKELIACGTATIEAGKLRVVWTLHRGEFPLLLAEASTRDVPAPQAILFDPHSPRKNPEMWTVALFENLLARVDDLHPCVLANFTRSTMARTAMLLGGWFVGAGRSSGMKEETTIAASHRGLLKEPLDQRWLERARRSDSAEPLREAVYSQSRLSEENWQRLCAHPQFAPLGT, translated from the coding sequence ATGGCCGAAGGCTACACGATTGTTCGCCTGGCGAATGGCACTTTCTCCGTTCGATCCCTGGCTGAATCCGAGACCTTTCATCCGGGAATCGGTCCTGTTGCTGAGGCGGAAGCGTTGTATGCGGTGCAGTTGGAACTGGGGCATCGCGCAGTTGCCGCGGAAGGCGGTTTTGTGATCTGGGACGTTGGACTTGGAGCCGCCGCAAACGCGGTGACGTCAATCCGTCACATTGCCGGGCATGTTGCAAAAGCGGCCCGTGAATTCATTACTGAAGTTCGGCTCGCCAGCTTCGATCGAACCACCCGCGCGCTGGAGTTTGCTCTGGGTCATCGGGAAGAGTTGTCATATCTGTGCGGGTTTGAATCCGCTCTCAAAGAATTGATCGCCTGTGGAACGGCGACAATCGAAGCCGGAAAGCTGCGGGTGGTGTGGACCTTGCATCGCGGCGAGTTTCCATTGCTACTTGCGGAAGCCTCAACGCGTGATGTTCCGGCACCGCAAGCCATTCTCTTTGATCCTCATTCTCCGCGGAAGAATCCCGAGATGTGGACGGTAGCGTTGTTTGAGAATCTTCTGGCACGCGTGGATGACCTGCACCCGTGCGTGCTGGCGAACTTCACCCGAAGCACGATGGCGCGAACGGCAATGTTGCTGGGCGGGTGGTTTGTGGGAGCTGGGCGTTCTTCCGGGATGAAGGAGGAAACCACGATCGCGGCAAGTCATCGCGGGTTGCTCAAGGAACCGTTGGACCAACGATGGCTGGAGCGGGCGCGGCGATCCGACAGCGCAGAACCATTGCGAGAAGCGGTTTATTCGCAGTCACGTTTGTCCGAGGAAAATTGGCAGCGCCTTTGCGCGCATCCGCAGTTCGCGCCGCTTGGGACGTAG
- a CDS encoding tRNA-dihydrouridine synthase family protein, with the protein MNPHQTFDALLKGPEPMLALAPMQDVTDLPFWGLMAKYGGPDVYWTEYFRVHPTSTIEKYILRSITENPTGKPAIAQMIGNDIPSLVRTARELQQHAIVAVDLNLGCPAPIVYKKCAGGGLLREPKKVDAILGALRDAVQVKFTVKTRLGFDSPDVFDELLPIFCKHSIDLLTVHGRTVTEGYRSEVHYDFITRAVAEMHCPVLANGNIYSAEKASSVLASTGARGLMIGRGAIRNPWLFEQVRQHRRGEPIARPTGRDVFDYVEALYEAVCSPEVAEFQQVERMKRYMNFLGLGVEPSGAFLHQIRRVTNRHDFFRVCSEFLDHGRSMPLEPLALELKRTDVMAGAQG; encoded by the coding sequence GTGAATCCTCACCAAACATTCGACGCCTTGCTGAAGGGTCCCGAACCTATGCTGGCGCTTGCGCCGATGCAGGACGTGACGGATCTGCCCTTCTGGGGGCTGATGGCGAAGTATGGCGGGCCTGACGTTTATTGGACGGAATACTTTCGTGTGCATCCGACTTCGACGATTGAGAAATACATTCTTCGATCCATCACGGAGAATCCGACGGGGAAGCCCGCGATTGCTCAGATGATCGGAAACGACATTCCCTCCCTGGTTCGAACCGCCCGCGAATTGCAGCAGCATGCGATTGTGGCGGTGGACCTGAACCTTGGCTGTCCCGCTCCGATCGTTTACAAGAAGTGCGCAGGCGGCGGGTTGTTGCGCGAACCCAAGAAAGTGGATGCGATCCTCGGGGCATTACGCGACGCGGTGCAGGTGAAGTTCACCGTGAAAACACGGCTGGGATTCGATTCGCCGGACGTGTTTGACGAACTCCTGCCGATCTTCTGCAAGCACAGCATCGATTTGCTGACCGTTCACGGTCGAACGGTCACTGAAGGCTACCGCAGCGAAGTTCATTACGATTTTATTACGCGGGCTGTGGCGGAGATGCATTGTCCCGTGCTTGCGAATGGCAATATTTATTCCGCGGAAAAAGCCTCTTCCGTGCTGGCAAGCACTGGCGCGCGGGGCTTGATGATTGGACGCGGCGCCATTCGAAACCCCTGGCTGTTCGAGCAGGTGCGGCAGCATCGGCGCGGCGAGCCTATCGCGCGGCCAACCGGCCGCGATGTGTTCGATTATGTTGAGGCGCTTTACGAAGCCGTTTGTTCCCCCGAAGTCGCGGAGTTCCAGCAGGTCGAGCGAATGAAACGCTATATGAATTTTCTGGGCCTGGGTGTCGAGCCAAGCGGCGCCTTCCTGCATCAGATCCGCCGCGTCACAAACAGGCACGATTTTTTCCGCGTTTGTTCCGAATTCCTGGATCATGGCCGGTCCATGCCCCTGGAGCCATTGGCTCTCGAATTGAAGCGAACGGACGTGATGGCGGGCGCCCAGGGATAG
- a CDS encoding YraN family protein produces the protein MGLFLHIRQWLGGNTRPAHLQRGELGEREALLHLRQKGMKFLTANFRSRRGEIDLIFRDNDCLVFVEVKTRSSEDWTRPAAAVNARKRRLLCQTALDYLRLLHQPRAKIRFDIVEVLLGASGVKEIRHLPNTFVMEKPYRYG, from the coding sequence ATGGGGCTATTTCTTCACATTCGCCAGTGGCTTGGTGGCAATACGCGGCCCGCCCATTTACAGCGCGGCGAACTCGGCGAAAGGGAGGCGCTCCTGCACCTTCGCCAGAAAGGGATGAAATTTCTCACCGCGAACTTCCGCTCCAGGCGCGGAGAGATCGACCTCATTTTTCGCGACAACGACTGCCTCGTCTTCGTCGAGGTCAAGACGCGTTCCTCGGAAGATTGGACGCGTCCAGCAGCTGCCGTGAATGCCCGAAAGCGGCGCCTCCTGTGCCAGACCGCCCTGGATTACCTGCGGCTATTGCACCAACCCAGGGCAAAAATCCGATTCGACATCGTGGAAGTGCTGCTCGGTGCATCAGGCGTTAAGGAGATTCGGCACCTGCCGAACACCTTCGTCATGGAGAAGCCGTATCGCTATGGCTGA
- a CDS encoding ribonuclease HII, which yields MAAVAEGRHRGKVKNMAAKFWNRLSHERALWQQGKQFVAGVDEAGCGPLAGPVVAAAVVFPISWLESGLCTKLRGLNDSKQLDEEQRNKFFQVLTTHPEIRYAVSIVDVEMIDRINIRQAAWRAMNHALDQVQPRPDHVLVDGLKIKWLPYAQTALVQGDARSYSIAAASVIAKVTRDRKMFELDAVFPGYGFSEHKGYATPRHYEAIQRLGACAIHRRSFAPFRPVASPMELFESADAAAEASG from the coding sequence ATTGCGGCGGTCGCGGAGGGCCGCCATCGTGGAAAAGTAAAAAACATGGCCGCGAAATTCTGGAATCGACTCTCGCACGAGCGCGCACTCTGGCAGCAGGGCAAGCAGTTCGTCGCGGGCGTTGACGAGGCTGGGTGCGGACCGCTCGCGGGTCCCGTCGTTGCCGCGGCCGTGGTATTTCCGATTTCCTGGCTCGAATCCGGACTCTGCACAAAACTGCGCGGCTTGAATGACTCCAAGCAACTGGACGAGGAACAGCGCAACAAATTTTTCCAGGTCCTCACCACTCATCCGGAGATCCGGTACGCCGTTTCCATCGTTGATGTTGAGATGATTGATCGGATCAACATTCGACAGGCGGCGTGGCGCGCAATGAACCACGCATTGGATCAGGTTCAGCCCAGGCCTGACCACGTTCTCGTAGACGGCCTGAAAATCAAGTGGCTTCCGTACGCGCAGACAGCGCTCGTTCAAGGCGACGCCCGCAGCTATTCAATTGCAGCCGCCAGCGTCATTGCCAAGGTGACGCGGGATCGCAAGATGTTTGAGCTCGACGCGGTCTTTCCCGGCTACGGATTCAGCGAGCACAAGGGATACGCCACTCCCCGGCACTACGAGGCCATTCAGCGTCTTGGCGCGTGCGCCATTCATCGAAGGAGCTTCGCGCCCTTCCGGCCGGTGGCGAGCCCGATGGAATTGTTCGAGTCTGCGGACGCAGCTGCTGAAGCTTCGGGATAA